One Salmo trutta chromosome 19, fSalTru1.1, whole genome shotgun sequence genomic window carries:
- the f9b gene encoding coagulation factor IXb, with protein sequence MTRICLFVITAVFMVENEFTSGASVFLSRQSADTLLRRQKRYNTGAFEEMKKDNLERECIEERCNLEEAREVFENEEKTMQFWANYLDGDQCESNPCQNGGKCKDAMSAYVCWCLPEFNGKNCEIEMAKQCDINNGGCSHFCVLNAQHAVCDCATGYKLAPDKTTCEPEGPFPCGHLGKAISATLSSRSIITAVNVDQTRHSYDNALNSTEASVNNTLDSLAVNATTPATTNAHRISSTSSSHSSSVLGDLPSWAFFPTLPTIQEVTSSDQRIVGGNTVKPGEIPWQVSLMSKLTGQSFCGGTLLGEMWVITAAHCLNEGKIGSFFVRVGEHNMQVKEGTEHDHAVAEHHIHPRYDAKISQYNHDIALLKLRTPALLSDYSLPICLGPKDFTETLLREASSSVVSGWGRMRFQGPESSILQKVEVPYVDRTECKGSSAERVSRFMFCAGYRSEQKDSCQGDSGGPHATQYRDTWFLTGIVSWGEECAKEGKYGIYTRVSRYFPWISNVTGLRSIGSNSEPDV encoded by the exons ATGACAAGgatttgtttatttgtcataactGCTGTATTCATGGTGGAAAACGAGTTCACTTCTGGAG CCTCAGTCTTTCTGTCCAGGCAGTCTGCAGACACCCTCCTGAGGAGGCAGAAGCGCTACAACACGGGGGCCTTCGAGGAGATGAAGAAGGACAACCTGGAGAGGGAGTGTATCGAGGAGCGCTGCAATCTGGAGGAGGCGAGGGAAGTGTTTGAGAACGAGGAGAAAACA atgCAATTCTGGGCGAATTACCTTG ACGGGGACCAGTGTGAGTCCAACCCGTGCCAGAACGGGGGGAAGTGTAAAGATGCCATGAGTGCTTATGTATGCTGGTGTCTACCTGAATTCAATGGGAAAAACTGTGAGATAG AGATGGCTAAGCAGTGTGACATTAACAACGGTGGCTGCTCCCACTTCTGTGTGCTGAACGCCCAGCATGCAGTGTGCGACTGTGCCACAGGGTATAAACTGGCTCCGGACAAGACCACCTGTGAACCAGAAG GACCGTTCCCCTGTGGTCATCTTGGCAAGGCTATAAGCGCAACGCTGTCCTCTCGGTCGATCATCACAGCCGTAAATGTTGATCAGACTCGGCACTCCTACGACAACGCCCTCAACAGCACTGAGGCCTCTGTGAACAACACCTTAGATTCTCTTGCGGTCAATGCCACCACCCCCGCCACCACAAACGCCCACCGGATCAGCAGCACCAGTAGCAGCCACTCTTCCTCAGTGCTGGGGGACTTGCCCTCCTGGGCCTTCTTCCCAACACTGCCCACCATCCAGGAAGTGACATCCAGCGACCAGCGCATCGTTGGGGGAAATACAGTGAAACCTGGGGAGATCCCCTGGCAG GTGTCCCTGATGAGCAAGCTGACCGGGCAGAGCTTCTGTGGTGGCACCCTCCTCGGTGAGATGTGGGTCATCACCGCTGCCCACTGCTTGAACGAGGGCAAGATTGGATCCTTCTTCGTCAGAGTGG GGGAGCACAACATGCAGGTCAAAGAGGGGACGGAGCATGACCACGCAGTGGCTGAGCATCACATACACCCGAGATACGACGCCAAGATAAGTCAGTACAACCACGACATAGCCCTGCTCAAGCTCCGCACGCCCGCCCTCCTCTCTGACTACAGCCTCCCCATCTGCCTGGGGCCCAAGGACTTCACTGAGACGCTGCTGAGGGAGGCCTCTAGCTCAGTGGTCAGCGGCTGGGGCAGGATGCGCTTCCAGGGCCCCGAGTCCTCCATACTGCAGAAGGTGGAGGTGCCCTACGTGGACCGGACCGAGTGCAAGGGCAGCAGCGCAGAGCGAGTGTCCCGCTTCATGTTTTGTGCCGGTTACCGCAGCGAGCAGAAGGATTCATGCCAGGGGGACAGTGGCGGTCCCCATGCCACCCAGTACCGGGACACTTGGTTTCTCACAGGCATCGTGAGTTGGGGGGAGGAGTGCGCCAAGGAAGGGAAGTATGGCATCTACACCCGTGTGTCACGCTACTTCCCGTGGATCTCCAATGTCACTGGGCTTAGAAGCATTGGTTCCAATTCTGAGCCTGATGTCTGA